From one Chlamydiifrater phoenicopteri genomic stretch:
- a CDS encoding endonuclease III domain-containing protein, giving the protein MPLSKKQFILNKLECLFPDPQPSLTGWETPFQFLVSVLLSGNSTDKAVNTIAPKLFQKAPSPETMSTLTQKQLYSLIKPCGLGERKASYLLALSQRLIQDHHSEPPKTLEELTSLPGVGRKTASVFLSVLYNKPTFPVDTHILRLAQRWGITKAKTPFAVEKDLVKFFGLKNSKKLHLQLILFARKYCPAKGHQQALCPICSYLSKRNLTG; this is encoded by the coding sequence ATGCCTTTATCCAAAAAACAATTTATTCTAAACAAGCTCGAATGTTTATTTCCGGACCCTCAACCATCTCTTACTGGATGGGAAACTCCCTTTCAATTCCTTGTTTCTGTTTTATTGTCTGGTAATTCAACTGATAAAGCCGTCAACACAATAGCTCCAAAACTTTTTCAAAAAGCTCCATCTCCAGAAACCATGTCCACACTGACCCAAAAACAATTATACTCCCTAATAAAACCTTGCGGACTTGGAGAAAGAAAGGCTTCCTACTTATTAGCGCTAAGTCAACGATTGATTCAAGATCATCATAGTGAGCCCCCAAAAACGCTGGAAGAACTAACATCCCTCCCCGGAGTTGGTCGAAAGACGGCGTCAGTTTTTCTAAGCGTGCTATACAACAAGCCAACCTTTCCTGTAGATACTCATATTCTTAGATTAGCCCAAAGGTGGGGCATCACTAAAGCAAAAACACCGTTTGCAGTGGAAAAAGATTTAGTAAAATTTTTTGGGCTAAAAAATTCTAAAAAACTACACCTCCAACTAATTTTATTTGCTAGAAAATATTGCCCAGCAAAAGGGCATCAACAAGCCTTATGTCCTATATGCTCCTATCTATCGAAAAGGAACCTGACTGGTTGA